The Engystomops pustulosus chromosome 9, aEngPut4.maternal, whole genome shotgun sequence genome includes a window with the following:
- the LOC140077812 gene encoding E3 ubiquitin-protein ligase RNF183-like, with protein sequence MIIMADASKVDPEYECPVCWNPYNNTFRTPKLLSCHHTFCMECLARLSFTTQIRNRLHCPLCRHTTMLLLDQLITDLPTNTAILSQLKLEPEKHGLPTRDPRRLNFFHRPPSVYTLNVGQDTGSLYGTQQTQVQTPPATIPSDDSSWQCLRNPQFRMFSYMMMTMLVVSMLLIFSIFWTRKLLWGPG encoded by the coding sequence ATGATTATCATGGCCGACGCTTCCAAAGTCGACCCGGAATACGAGTGTCCCGTGTGCTGGAATCCGTATAACAACACGTTCCGCACCCCTAAGCTCCTGAGCTGCCACCACACCTTCTGCATGGAGTGCCTGGCGCGCCTGAGCTTCACCACCCAGATCAGGAACCGCCTGCACTGCCCGCTGTGCCGCCATACCACCATGCTACTCCTGGACCAGCTCATCACCGACCTCCCCACCAACACCGCCATCCTCAGCCAACTCAAGCTGGAGCCAGAGAAGCACGGACTGCCCACCAGAGACCCCCGGAGACTCAACTTCTTCCACCGACCCCCCTCCGTCTATACACTCAATGTGGGGCAGGACACGGGGTCCCTGTACGGCACCCAACAAACTCAGGTCCAGACACCCCCGGCCACCATTCCCTCCGACGACTCCTCCTGGCAGTGCCTGCGCAACCCCCAGTTCCGGATGTTCTCCTACATGATGATGACCATGCTGGTGGTCAGTAtgctcctcatcttctccattttcTGGACTCGCAAGTTACTGTGGGGACCAGGGTGA